Proteins encoded together in one Colius striatus isolate bColStr4 chromosome 3, bColStr4.1.hap1, whole genome shotgun sequence window:
- the LOC104559353 gene encoding mitochondrial Rho GTPase 2 isoform X3: protein MKRDVRILLLGEAQVGKTSLIMALVGEEFPEEVPPRAEEITIPADVTPEKVPTHIVDYSESEQTEDELQEEISKANVVCVVYDVTQEATIEKIRSKWIPMVNGGLEKGSRIPIILVGNKSDLQVGSSMDVILPIMNQFSEIETCVECSAKNLKNISELFYYAQKAVLHPTAPLYDPEEKQLKPACAQALTRIFNLSDQDNNQILSDDELNYFQKSCFGNPLAPQALEDVKMVVWKNTTDGVQDNGLTLNGFLFLNTLFIQRGRHETTWTILRRFGYDEELVLTEDYLYPQFRVPPGCSTELNHLGYQFLQRLFEKHDKDQDGALSPSELQSFFSVFPRVPWGPELCHTVCTTDTGLLPLHGFLCQWTLVAYLDVRHCLECLGYLGYPILAEQDCQTQALTVTREKRIDLEKGQTQRNVFLCKVLGARGVGKSCFLQAFLGRSLAAQRESPGAPSLYTINTVQVNGQEKYLILYEVSADTEFTKASDTACDVACFMYDLRDPRSFSYCASVYKQHYMDSQIPCVFVASKADLPEASQQPGLSPAEFCYRHCLPPPFPFSCHGQGPPPTTIYTKLATAATFPHLNAAELGAASLWLRLALGAAVAAVLGLTLYRALARSK from the exons aTGAAGCGGGACGTGCGGatcctgctgctgggagagg CCCAGGTGGGGAAAACGTCCCTGATCATGGCTCTGGTGGGAGAGGAGTTCCCTGAAGAG GTGCCTCCTCGTGCAGAGGAGATCACAATCCCTGCTGATGTCACCCCTGAGAAGGTCCCTACACACATAGTGGACTATTCAG AGTCAGAGCAGACAGAGgatgagctgcaggaggagatcTCCAAG GCCAACGTGGTGTGCGTGGTGTACGACGTGACCCAGGAGGCCACCATCGAGAAG ATTCGCTCCAAGTGGATCCCCATGGTGAACGGGGGGCTGGAGAAGGGCTCCAG GATCCCCATCATTTTGGTGGGAAACAAGTCTGACCTGCAAGTTGGGAGCTCCATGGATGTCATCCTGCCCATCATGAACCAGTTCTCGGAGATTGAGACCTGTGTGGAG TGCTCTGCCAAGAACCTCAAGAACATCTCTGAGCTCTTCTACTAcgcccagaaagctgtgctgcaccCCACTGCTCCGCTCTACGACCCCGAGGAGAAGCAG CTGAAACCCGCGTGTGCACAAGCACTGACCCGGATCTTCAACCTCTCGGACCAGGATAACAACCAGATCCTTAGTGATGATGAACTCAACTACTTCCAG AAGTCCTGCTTCGGAAACCCTCTGGCTCCCCAGGCCCTGGAGGATGTGAAGATGGTTGTGTGGAAGAACACGACGGACGGGGTGCAGGACAACGGGCTGACACTGAACG GCTTCCTCTTCCTCAACACACTCTTCATCCAGAGGGGCCGGCACGAGACCACCTGGACCATCCTCCGCCGCTTTGGCTACGACGAAGAGCTGGTGCTGACAGAGGATTATCTGTACCCACA GTTCCGCGTCCCCCCCGGCTGCTCCACGGAGCTGAACCACCTGGGCTACCAGTTCCTGCAGCGGCTCTTCGAGAAGCACGACAag gaccaggacggagCCCTGTCTccctcagagctgcagagcttcTTCAGCGTGTTCCCCCGCGTGCCCTGGGGCCCCGAGCTGTGCCACACGGTATGCACCACTGACACAGGCCTGCTCCCCCTGCATGGATTCCTCTGCCAGTGGAC GCTTGTGGCGTACCTGGACGTGAGGCACTGCCTGGAGTGCCTGGGCTACCTGGGCTACCCCATCCTGGCTGAGCAGGACTGCCAGACACAGGCCCTGACAG TCACCAGGGAGAAGAGAATCGACCTGGAGAAGGGCCAGACCCAGAGgaacgtgttcctgtgcaagGTGCTGGGGGCCCGAGGCGTGGGCAAGTCCTGCTTCCTGCAGGCCTTCCTGGGCAGGAGCCTGGCG GCCCAGAGGGAGAGCCCAGGAGCCCCGTCCCTCTACACCATCAACACGGTGCAGGTCAACGGCCAGGAGAAGTACCTCATA CTGTACGAGGTCAGTGCTGACACAGAGTTCACGAAGGCCTCGGACACAGCCTGCGACGTCGCCTGCTTCATGTACGACCTGAGGGACCCCAGGTCCTTCAGCTACTGTGCCAGTGTCTACAAG CAACACTACATGGACAGCCAGATCCCCTGTGTCTTCGTGGCCTCCAAGGCAGACCTGCCAGAGGCGAgtcagcagcctgggctgtcCCCAGCCGAGTTCTGCTACAGGCACTGCCTCCCTCcacccttccccttctcctgccACGGCCAGGGCCCGCCACCCACCACCATCTACACCAAGCTGGCCACTGCTGCCACCTTCCC GCACCTGAACGCCGCGGAGCTGGGAGCCGCGTCGCTGTGGCTGCGGCTGGCGCTGGGGGCCGCGGTGGCCGCCGTGCTGGGGCTCACGCTGTACCGAGCCCTGGCCAGGAGCAAATGA